ATTCGTTGCGTTCGAGAAGGCTGTCATAGACGGATTCACAAGATGTTGTTTGCACCCGGAATTCGGAGGAATATCCGTTAGAACGGATGTGCTTATTGACCACGGTCACTCTGTAAGAGCGAAGTGACGTTCGGGATGCCGTGCCGAATACAGAGCACGTATCCCGCAAGATACAGCCCGAAGCGTGCTACTGGATCGTTCAATACAGCAGAAAAATCAGGATAGAAGTACGTTCGATCTGGCATGGACGAGCGAAACAGGCGATAGGTACGTTGCATGCCTATTAGCCCGTGTGTGCTTTACTATCGCCACGAGTGTGGAGCCAGAGTGTTAGCGTCCCAGTTATCACGACCATGCCTGCATTTACGACGAGTAAGAGTAAGCCGCCACTGGCCCTAGCAGGCGCTCGTGACAGTAATGTTATTCCCCCAGCAGCTGCGGCCGGGACGAGTGCGAGGGCAGCGACGACGCCGACTAGCGTGTCTGTCCGTTCTTCGTCGGTCGCTATCCCTGCCGCGATACCCGCTGCGGCAGCGGCAAGGACGCTGTACCAGCCGGCCGTAATGCGCTCCTCAAGTAGTGGTTTCTCGATGAGGTTCTCCGCAGGTGGGAGGACTCCTGTCATGTTCAGTATCACTGTCGTTACCATCGCTCCAGCAGTTGCAGCCGAAAGACCGCCGAACGCGACTACGGCCCCGAATCCAGCTCGCTTCAGCCGGTTGGAAGCAATGCCAGCGGAAACGAGTTCCAATGGCGTCAATGCAGGGGCAATGACCATCGCGCCGATGAGGATTGGAATCGAGTTGGTTAGGAGAGCCACGCCAGCGAGCACACCGGACATCGTCATCAAAACAAGATACGACGTATCAAGCCCGACCTGTTCGTAGAGGTTCTCGCACTTTTCGCTAAGTGAGACTCGGGGACACACATCGAAGAAATACGGGCGTGTCGGTTGAATCAATTGCGACTATGCGAGAGTGCCTAATAATGGAGCACCTCCCGCAAGATTCCGCTCTCGTTCGCCCCATCTATCCTCTGATCTCGTGCGCAGTTTCTGACAAAACCGAAGTGGCTACAATTCGTCGCGTTATGTCCTTCGTCTGTATCTAACGAATCGATCTATACTGTTGGTGGATGTAAGAATAGTTCTATGACACTCTATGTCGATGCCAAATCGATATGTTTCCAGACGTCCTCCTCTTGAGCATGCCGACCGAAGATGACGGTCGAGAGGGCGTCTTCGACGATTTCGATCCCGTCGACGTCGGGGAGACGAACGCCGTGGCGGCCGAACGCGACTTCGGAACCGAGTAGGGCCGAACTTCCGTCGACTGCTCGAAACGGCCCTCGGTTCCGGAATACTGAACTGTCAGTCGACGTCTCAACCGTGCGCTACTCGCCGGGCCACTCGGTGACGCCGCGTTCCTCGAAGACCTCGCGGAGTTCGTCCTCGTCGAGCATCGGCACGCCCTCGGCTTCGGCGTCGCTCCGCTTCGTCGCGCCCGGGTTGTCGCCGACGACGAGGTAGTCGGTGTTCCCGGAGACGCTCCCGGTCGCGCTCCCGCCGTGGGCTTCGACGACGTCCTCGAAGTCGCCACGGGATGCGGAGAGCGATCCCGTGAACACGAACGTGAGGTCGTCGAGTTCCTCGCCGGCGACGCCCTCGGCTTCGCGTGGGTCGACGTGCGCGAGGAGGTCGTCGAGCACCGTGCGGTTCGCGTCGCTCTGGAAGAAGTCGACGAGCTGGGTCGCGACCGCGTCGCCGACGCCGTCGACCGCGGTGAGGGCGTCGCGGTCGTCACGCTCCGCTGCAGTGCGGAGGGCGTCGAACGTCTCGAAGTGCCGCGCGAGCCGGGCGGCGAGCTCCGGACCGACCTCCTGGATGCCGAGCGCCGCGACGAAGTCCGCGAGCTTGGGCTCGCGGGTCGCGTCGAGTTCCGCGACGAGCTTCTCGGCGCTTCGCTCCCCCCAGCCCTCGAGCGCTTCCAGGTCCGCTTCGTCGATCTCGTAGAGGTCCGCGACGCCCTCGCTCACGAGGCCGGCGTCGACGAGCTGGCTGACGGTCTCCTCGCCGAGCCCCTCGACGTCCAGTCCCTTCTCGCTCCCGTAGTACTCGACCGAGCGGCGGAGCTGTGCGGGACAGCCGAGGCCGCCCGTACAGTACGCGATCGGGCCGTCGCGCTCGGCGGGACTCCCGCAGACCGGGCACGTCTCGGGGAGTTCGTAGGGACCGTCGCTGTTGTGCTCGACGACCGACTCGACGTAGGGGATGACGTCGCCTGCGCGCTGGACGCGCACCACGTCGCCGACGCCGACGCCGAGCGCCTCGACCTCGTCGAAGTTGTGGAGGCTCGCCCGAGAGACCGTCACCCCGCCGACGTCCACGGGTTCTAAGAGCGCGACCGGCGTGAGCCGGCCGGTGCGACCGACCTGGACGGTGACGTTCGCGACCGGCGTCTCCTCGTCTCTGGCGGGGAACTTGTACGCCTTCGCCCACCGCGGCGCTCGCGCCGTCGCCCCGAGGTCCTCGCGCGTCGCCGTCTCGTCGACCTTGATCACGACGCCGTCGACCTCGTAGTCCAATTCGTCACGTTCGGCCAGGAGCGCGTCGCGATAGTCGATCGCGGCCTCGGCGTCCGCGCCCGTTTCCACGCGCTCGCAGACCGGCAACCCGAGGTCGCGGAACGCCGCGAGTGCGTCGCTGTGCGTCGCCCACTCGTCGCTCGACGCGAGGACGTCGAAGAAGAAGATCGAGAGCGGGCGCTCGGCGACCACGGTCGGGTCCTGCTGGCGGATGGTGCCCGCGGTCGCGTTCCGCGGGTTCGCGAACGGCTCGTCGCCGCGCTCCACGCGCTCCGTGTTGTACTCGGTGAACGCCTCGCGGGGCATGTACACCTCGCCCCGCACGGCGAGGGACGCGGGCGGGTCCCCCCGCAATCGCTGCGGGAGTGCGGCGATCGTGCGCGCGTTCCGCGTCACGTCGTCCCCTTCCTCGCCGTCGCCCCTGGTCGTGGCGCGCACGAGTTCGCCGTCCTCGTACACCACTTCGAGGCTCACGCCGTCGAACTTCGGCTCCAGCACGTACTCGACGTCGCCGACCTCCCGGCGGACCCGGTCGTCGAACTCGCGCACGCCGTCCGCCGAGTCCGTGTGGTCGATCGAGAGCATCGGCGCGACGTGCGCGACCGTCTCGAAGCGATCGACGGGCTCCCCGCCGACGCGGTTCGACGGCGACCCCTCCACGTCGAGGTCGAACGCGTCCTCGAGGTCCAGCAACCGCTGGAACAACTCGTCGTACGTCCGGTCCGCGATCACGGGGTCGTGGTCGACGTAGTACCGGTAGTCGTGGAACTCGATCGCCGCCCGGAGCAACTCGGCTTGCTCGCGCGCCGCCGCCTCGTCGAGCTCGTCGACCGGCTCGAACTCGAACGCCGTCCCGTCAACGGGCCCGCGAACGAACTGATTGTCCGCCAGCGCGTCCCTGGCCATGCCCACGTCCCCGACACCGTCGTCGCCATCGTCCTCGTTCGCGTCGCTCGAAGTCACTACCCGCCGTTACGGCCGCATCCGCCTAAAACGCTCGCGATTCCCGCGACGCCGCCAGCACGAACTCAGTTGATGTGGCCTTCCTCGCGCAACTGCTCGGCGGCCTGCTTCTCGTACCGGTGCGTGATGTCCGCCTTCTCGTCCTGCCAGTCCCACGGGTCGACGAGCACGACGTCGTCCTCGCGGATCCACACGCGCTTCTGCATCTTCCCCGGAATCCTGGCCGTTCGCTCCACGCCGTCCGCGCACCTGACTTTCACCCGGTTCGCGCCGAGCATATCGGTCACCGTCGCGAACACCTCGTCGTCGTCGGGCATCCGGAGGTCCGTCCGTCCCCCGTCGTCGTTGTCGCTCATACCACCCGATTCTCGCGCGACGTTTTTAAGCAGTTCCCTCGCAGTCGACACCGCCGGAACTCGGTCGTCTCGGACCGGCAGGTTTAGGCCGTCCGGCCCAGCAACCCCGTCCATGAGCCAACGCAGCGGCGGACTCGGACGCATGCGGAAGATGCTCGGCATCTCGGGACTCTTCGGCCTCCTCTGCATCGTCGGCGGGATCGCACTCGTCGCCGATGCCAACCTCCAGGTCGCAGCAGGCATCGCCATCGTCCTCGCCGGCCTCGGCTTCCTCGTCCGCGCCATGATCAAGGGCGTCATGGGCATGATGGGCATGGGCGGCATGATGTGAGTCGAGGAGAGAACGCAGCGCGTCTCGAAGTTCGCTCGCCGAAGCCGATCTCGTCCGGACTCTCTCGAAACGGTCGATAGCGATGCAACGCGAACCGATGGGCGCTCGCCCGTCCGCGGGAGAACGGTTCAGAAAACCTATTACTCGACGGTGGGGCCGACGGACATGGAGACTGCTCCACTGTCGCCCGACGACGAAGCCCTCATCGAGCGAATCACGGAGACGAACGAGCGCACGTTCGACGCGGAGTTCTTCGACGGCGCACACGTCGTCGCCGCCGGGGTTCGGACGACGGACGGCTCGGTGTACGAGGGCGTGAGCTTGCCGGCGAGCGTCGGGCGAGCGTCGATGTGCGGCGAACCCGTCGCGGTCGGCTCCGCGATCGCCGACGGATACGGCCACGACGACGTCGAGACCAGCGTCGCCGTCGCATACCCGATGCCGTCCCACGACGAGGACGACGCCCGAGTCATCCCGCCGTGCGGGAGTTGCCGAGAACTGCTGGCGGACTACAACGAATCGATGCGGGTCGTCGTCCCCGTCGACGGAGAAAACCGGATCGCTCGCGCGATCGATCTGCTCCCTACGCGAACGTGGTAACTGGAGGCCCCCTACCCACCGCTCAGTTCCCCCGAACCCGCATCGGGTACACACCGAGGAACCGCCGTCGTTCCACGGCGGAGGATGGGTTTGATATCACTCCTCGCGTAGGGTGACGTATGGATACCGGCCAGTTGAAGGAACTCGTTCCGCACTACCTCGCGATGATACTCCTCGTCTTCGGCGTGCTCACCGTCGTCCGTACGGCTGTCGGCGACCTCGGCTTCTGGAGCGAACTGGTGGTCGTCGCCGCCATCGCGTTCGCGTACCGCCCCGTCGTGGTCCGACTCGGCGTCGCTCCGAGCGTCTGGGAGTAAGCAGCCGCGGGCTGGCGCTGGCCGGCGGCTGGTTGGTCAGCTCCGTCGTTGCTCTTTCTTCTGTTCGGCGCGGTGCTCGCTGATGAGCTGGTCGAGCTGTTCGGCCTTCTGCTCCTTCCGCCGCGCTGCGGCGCGGTCGTGCCAGTCGTCGACGACCGCGTCGACGTCGCTCTCGCGGGCGACCGCGAGCTCGTCGACCTCCTGCATCGCGACGTCGTCGGCGGGCCCGACCGGGATCTCGTGCTCGAACAGGACCGCGTCCGCCGCGTCCGACAGGCCGCCGTCGCCGACGAGGACCACGCGTGGCTCGAACGCGGCGAGCTTCTCCGCGGTCGACCGCCCCGCCCCCGCGGCGTCGCGGAGGAAGACCACGTCGTCGCTCGCCAGCCCGTACGCGTCGTGCGCGTCGTCGATCGCGGCCCGCGTGAACTCGTCGAC
The Halorubellus sp. JP-L1 DNA segment above includes these coding regions:
- the eif1A gene encoding translation initiation factor eIF-1A; translated protein: MSDNDDGGRTDLRMPDDDEVFATVTDMLGANRVKVRCADGVERTARIPGKMQKRVWIREDDVVLVDPWDWQDEKADITHRYEKQAAEQLREEGHIN
- the ligA gene encoding NAD-dependent DNA ligase LigA, with translation MARDALADNQFVRGPVDGTAFEFEPVDELDEAAAREQAELLRAAIEFHDYRYYVDHDPVIADRTYDELFQRLLDLEDAFDLDVEGSPSNRVGGEPVDRFETVAHVAPMLSIDHTDSADGVREFDDRVRREVGDVEYVLEPKFDGVSLEVVYEDGELVRATTRGDGEEGDDVTRNARTIAALPQRLRGDPPASLAVRGEVYMPREAFTEYNTERVERGDEPFANPRNATAGTIRQQDPTVVAERPLSIFFFDVLASSDEWATHSDALAAFRDLGLPVCERVETGADAEAAIDYRDALLAERDELDYEVDGVVIKVDETATREDLGATARAPRWAKAYKFPARDEETPVANVTVQVGRTGRLTPVALLEPVDVGGVTVSRASLHNFDEVEALGVGVGDVVRVQRAGDVIPYVESVVEHNSDGPYELPETCPVCGSPAERDGPIAYCTGGLGCPAQLRRSVEYYGSEKGLDVEGLGEETVSQLVDAGLVSEGVADLYEIDEADLEALEGWGERSAEKLVAELDATREPKLADFVAALGIQEVGPELAARLARHFETFDALRTAAERDDRDALTAVDGVGDAVATQLVDFFQSDANRTVLDDLLAHVDPREAEGVAGEELDDLTFVFTGSLSASRGDFEDVVEAHGGSATGSVSGNTDYLVVGDNPGATKRSDAEAEGVPMLDEDELREVFEERGVTEWPGE
- a CDS encoding cytidine deaminase, with protein sequence METAPLSPDDEALIERITETNERTFDAEFFDGAHVVAAGVRTTDGSVYEGVSLPASVGRASMCGEPVAVGSAIADGYGHDDVETSVAVAYPMPSHDEDDARVIPPCGSCRELLADYNESMRVVVPVDGENRIARAIDLLPTRTW
- a CDS encoding DUF389 domain-containing protein, with product MCPRVSLSEKCENLYEQVGLDTSYLVLMTMSGVLAGVALLTNSIPILIGAMVIAPALTPLELVSAGIASNRLKRAGFGAVVAFGGLSAATAGAMVTTVILNMTGVLPPAENLIEKPLLEERITAGWYSVLAAAAAGIAAGIATDEERTDTLVGVVAALALVPAAAAGGITLLSRAPARASGGLLLLVVNAGMVVITGTLTLWLHTRGDSKAHTG